The DNA window CCAGCACCAATAAGTTCAAGACCCCTTCTGTGAATCCGAGCAGTGCACTCAGTGAAGATTCCTCCACCGAAGACAGTGATGTGGTGGATGTCAAACAGCTAATGGCAAATAGAATGAACATCTCTGCAAAGGCTGCATCAGCGGCTGAAGCAAGCAAGGACAAAGCCCATAAGGATGCCAGCCTCACTGTATCAACCAGAAGCAGTACGGACGAAACCATCATGGTGTCAACTGACAGTAAAACCTCAAATCAGCCTTCTTCAACAACTCCACGTCGACCCTCTATCCCTGCAGATGTCCTGACGTTTGATGAGGAAATATACGCACCTGATGGCTACCTCAGGACCATGCATACCATGCCAGACTTTGAACAGTCCATCGAGCAGGCTAAGAAAGCACGGTACGTCCGCCACAGGGTCAACCCTGAGTGGAACAAGGAGCTGAGTGTCGATGAAATATTTGAAAGGAAGAAGGATCAGCAATCTTCAGTGGCTCAAAAGACCAATGCAGGAGGATCCCAGGAGTTTCATCTGCAGTGACTGTAATTTGAAGTGTGACAACTGAATAGTGGAAGAGAACGAACATTAACATGGGTGCTACTACCCTGATCTGTAATCATAGAACATGTTGGACAAGGCTAGACCAATTACCAGCCTTCTGATATAAACGATTCACTGTCAGTTTATGGTTGTCCTGATAATTCACCTGAGCACCACCATGGTGTTGTATCGTTAATGCTTAGATCGCGTGGTGGAGTTCTTCTTGTTGTGTGCACATGCCATTTCCCCGTCTCTTtaagtaaactcttttttttttataaatgaatgAACATTTGCTTAGACCTGTATCGTCCTTTCCTTTTAATCATCTTGTGTGACAGATAAGTAACTAGGATTCAGAATCAATTCCACCCCTAGAGCAGAGGTTTGAGTGTCTTTCTGGATTGACAGACTGCTCCAAACAACTCAGTAATTTGCAGAATCTTCATTTACAGACTTAGACAGGTATATATGAGGTGGTCCTACACGATCTCCATAGACGACTGGCAGCTGTGGGCCAGATGGTA is part of the Pleurodeles waltl isolate 20211129_DDA chromosome 4_2, aPleWal1.hap1.20221129, whole genome shotgun sequence genome and encodes:
- the CCDC190 gene encoding coiled-coil domain-containing protein 190 yields the protein MHRTNTQVQDPDKQWEIGRRDDRRADVRLSHGLQDIEEARQYHINSMAWEKKRVQQDLLRIKQATATKKGFAADPLSVRQKGAWHGRQTNALVKNSAASSDVEEERAGSFITNESVTRLSTPPTLQSRINDFISMTSTNKFKTPSVNPSSALSEDSSTEDSDVVDVKQLMANRMNISAKAASAAEASKDKAHKDASLTVSTRSSTDETIMVSTDSKTSNQPSSTTPRRPSIPADVLTFDEEIYAPDGYLRTMHTMPDFEQSIEQAKKARYVRHRVNPEWNKELSVDEIFERKKDQQSSVAQKTNAGGSQEFHLQ